The genomic stretch tccaaaatatacaagcagctcatgcagctcaatatcaaaaaacaaacaacacaatcgaaaagtgggcagaagacctaaatagacatttctccaaagaagattgccaacaaacacatgaaaggatgctcaatattagtaatcattagagaagtgcaaatcaaaactacaatgaggtatcacctcacaccagtcagaatggccatcctcaaaatatctacaaacaataaaggctggagagagcgtggagaaaagggaaccctcttgcactgttggtgggaatgtaaattgatacagccactatggagaacagtatggaggttccttgagaaactaaaaatagaactaccatatgacccagcaatccctctgctaggtatataccctgagacaaccataattcaaaaagggtcatgtgccacaatgttcattgcagctctatttacaatagccaggacatggaagcagcctaagtgtccatcaacggactaatggataaagaagatgtggcacatatatacaatggaatattactcagccataaaaggaaacaaaattgagttatttgaagtgaggtggttggacttagagactgtcatatagagtgaagtaagtcagaaagagaaaaataaatgtcatatgcatatatatatatatatatatatatatatatatatatatatatacacacacacacatatatatatgaaatataaaaaaaaaatcgttctgaagagcctaagggcaggacaggaattaagatgcagacatagagaatggacttgagaacacgggaagggggaaggataagctgggatgaagtgagagagtgtcatggacttaTGTATACTaaccaatgtaaaatagatagctagtgggaaggagctgcatagcacagggagatcagctcagtactttgtgaccacctagaggggtaggatagggagggtgggagggagatgcaagagggaggatatgtgggaatataggtatatgtatagctgattaactttgttataagatagaaactaacgcaccattgtaaagcaattatactccagtaaagatgtttaaaaaaaggtgtGCCTTGTTCTCTGCCTCGAGTTCTTCATCAAAGGCCTTGCTTTTCTGTCTCTGTTCCCACCAGAATGCATTCAATCCATTTTGACAGTATCCCAAATGCACCCACTTTTTCTGGATAGGTCTGGGTAAAGAGCACAAAACCCAAGAAAGATTTTCCTACAATATCTGTGCTGAGCTATAAGACTTCTTTGTAGGGATGGCAAGTAATGTAATACATTGTAGTGAATGCACCATCTTGGTTTCAAGTGTAACTTTGAGGACAACATATCAGTGTATGTTACTTCCAAGGAATTCCTGGCCTGAATCATCTTGGCAGGTGGTTTTTGTGAGCAATGCCTTCTGCCAGATACAACAGATGCAGGGGgtcagatttgtttcttttttttccctaaatatcttCTATCATTTTATACCAAGaaaactatatctcaattttccttaaaatcaatccctctgttttccaaatttatcagCACTCTGGCTCATCTCAGGCACCACCCTTTATTTCCAAAGCTATTTTGTGGGGACTGCTATAGTCTCTATAGTATTCCATTattatcagggacttccctgggcaGGACCTTAATGACTGGGGAGATGGGTCATGCCCATCCCTCTTCAAGGCCTTGTTCACTCTGTGCTCTGGTCTGTGGCAGCAGGGATTGGCTCAGGGTGAGGGCATCCAAAGCTACCTTTAGTACAGCCTCTGGGGTAAGCTCTAGTTCTGGACTGTGCTgttgtaatagggaagaataaATCTGAATCCATATtagatttcttttactttaaccttcgtattctattgcttttgcttcaaATTATGAATAGTGCctacagcctgaaatatacaggatcacccattctcaaggctctgaccttaaATGTATAATACTTTTCTAttcacatagagataaaaagttgcagaacagagaataacatgtGTCTTGTTGGAAGTTTACAGGAACATCCTGACCTGACttatgtggacagctgcaagaacaaaggattcctacACCAAGAAGTTGCAACAACCAACCATGCCCCTCTCTAATcttgtctttaaaaatgctttgctgaaactttTCAGGGAGTTTGGAGGTTTGGGGGGAATGAACCACCCATTCTCCTCACATGGCCCTCAAAATTTTTTCTCTATTCCaaagttttggtttgtttggcctcactgtgcatcagacATATGAACTCACATTCAGTAATGCTGTTGACCAAGGTGCCATCTTTCACAGCCCAGCAATATCCACGTTAGCATTAGTGAGAGCTCCTTTGAGGTACTTCCTCTCTGTCTTACACACGCCCCTTCTCTGCTTCTGGGTCCTCTGTAGAGCTAATGAACTTATATTATGAAAGAGATATCAGGCCTATCAGATAGGTCCCCAACTAGCTGTGGCTTTTGCTCTTGCACATCCTTATACTAgacaacagtggttctcaaagtggggtcccaTACCACCATCATCAGCCTCATCAGGACTTTGTTAGAAAAGCAAATCTGTGGGCCTTACCTCAGACCTGCTGAGTTGGAAACTCTACGGATGCTGGGGGCCCAGAAAGTGCATTCTAATAAGCCTTCTGGGTGGCTCTGATGCATAGTGAAGTTCAGAAGCCCTGATGTACACAATACCCATTTGCCTTCCATGCTGGAATCACAAGTCAGTTCTGCAGTTGACAAGCTACTTCCCTACTAGTCAAGATGCCAACTCACTGGCTTCCTCTACTTTTCCCCACATGAATCAGGGCTGGTGACGTCCACCCTTGTTTAGGGCCCAGCTGCCAAGCCTCAGACCTCTGAAATGAAGCTGAGGAGGGCACCAACGGATGCTCTTAAATATATCAGCAACAGACTTTCTCATTTGCTATGTTTATTCTGCAAAATTATGGCATTTATCCATGTGTGAATCCCACCCAAAAGTCTAGGATAGACTAAATGCACAAGGTATTGGTGTTCTGTGTGCCTTTGGTTTAGAGTCTGACAATCCACATACATCATACTTTTAAATGGTTCCTACTGTATGCCCCCGACTGAGATGTCATTTGGAGATTTTTTGAGTCACTCAAAAACTTTTGAGTAGTTTATTTTAGTGTTACACTTTTATATTTCAGAGCATCACCTTTATTTATGGCTTAGGTAAAACATGAAACACAAGAAATCAGACTGTTCCCAAGCTAAGGACAGgcttttttcttgaaaaacaaatacacaaaaccCACAACTATAAATCATATGCTAAAACCAAGTAAAACACCAGATTATCTGtacatcaaaaataaacaaattgtctGAAccatacactttttaaaataacttaattcAAGTCCCAAATCCACCCTaacctttcctcccttctctgaaTTTCTATAGCATAGTTTCTGTAATTCATAACACACTTTATTGTATGGTTTATACTGTTTTTATACAGACATGcattaattatatctcaaagtaGACAGTAAGTTCCTTTAGGAGAGAGACTTTACAGTAGCAAACACTATACATTGAATGTTAACAGGTACCCAGTAAAGACTGGTTGGCATCTAATTTTTGGGAAACATTTCTCTATGATCTGGTTGGAGTGAAAAGGACAACGTGTGCTGGCAGTAAGATATGGTATCTGGGAGAGTAAGCCATGAATTACACACACAGAGTTGACATCAAATAGGTTTCTGCCTGGAGAGCtgatatagttttgatttgctgaTACTAAAAGCCAAACTCTGTAGTTCCAAACAGTACAACatctaagtggaaaaaaatacatgcacactTTTTTTCCACCAAATATTGAATAGTAACTGCAAATACTACTCTAATGAACACCATCAAAATGTGTAGGTAATGTATAATCCAAAAACAACATGCTGAAGATAGGGTCATTCAATCAAGAGCAATCCTGACATTGCATTCCTGCTCCTTGCAATGATGATGCTCGAAAACCTGTGTTACCTCTTCTACCTTCCTTTGCAGCATACCTGACGTCTGATTAATCCATTGTAGACTGTCCATGTGAGCATTCAGCATTTTTCAGATCTGCTGGAGCACGTCAGTAGTGTCAGCAGGACTTCCAAATGTATTCACGTGCTCAATAATGACCTTGAGATCTTGGGCCATTCGTTTCAGCTGAGCATCTCCATTTTCTGCTAACTAGTAAGTCCTCTCATGTTCCTCATCTAAATGCTGCAGATAAATAGACCcactctggtcctttacagaCTCCTCTAAAAGGGTCAAGAGATCTTCTAGTTCTTACTGCTGTGACAGGATAAAATCCAATTCTTGTTCCAGCCTTTTCTGATCCAGTTTCACTTTTTCTACTTCTCCACGTAAAGCAGTGATCTTCTCACCATTCTCAATCAATGTATGGTCCCAAGCATTGACCTGGGTGGCCTggtgaagaaaatgtttctcttgATCCTCTAACTCAAGGCTCCATTTGTTTGCCAGACCATCCAGCTGACCATAGGTCATCACAGTAGTTATGATTGTATTAACAGTGAAAGTAAAAGGTATAGAAGTAATGCCAACCTGAACAGTGTTATTAATCTCAGTTGATGTCAGCGGTTTTAGATTCAAGGTAAAGTCCCTGGtggctgtggtggtggtggttgacATTGTAGTAGATGCAACAGGAGCTGCTCCACCTGCTCCAGGGAATTTTAATCCCAGTCCCAAAGTTGTACCACCAAGTGTTCCAGCCAAATTTGTTGGGGCACCAAATGAGACCCCAGTAGGAGCAGTGGAGGTAGAAGCATTTCAAAATGAGGTAAACTGCATGGTGCTTTAACTAGTAGTGGCAGCAACAGTAGATGCAGGAGCCAACCCTTGATGGTGGTGCCCAAAGTAAATAGGAAGGCAGACAAGACTTCGGCACGGCCAGAGAGGCTGGCCATGGCCTTCTTGGGCTGGAAAGAGCCGGTGCACACAGTGAGTACATCCCCACTGGAGCGATGCTAACTGAGGGTTCAGAGGGTTTTGATGTGATTATCCATCTCAGACTGCAAAGTTTTAGGAGACTTCTTACAGCATTGGTGGTTGTATCACTATCCAAGTATACTTCCACATGTGAAGGAGAACACATGAATCATagtttatagttttctcagtCTCTCCTTACATTTCTCAGAAGCTCACAGACCTTGAAGCTTCTACTGACTTATCTCTCCAGAAGGTCTTGGGCTGAAGAGGCACAAACAGCTCACTTTGAAGCAAGCTTCTCTCTTCAGGTTGTACTCACACAAGTGCCTATATCAGGAGGAGGGTGGCCCAATGGTACCTCAGGCCATGGAGACCCCAAGACAGGGAGAGCCAGAGGCACTTGCTCCAGCCAGTACATGCACCAGAAAGGGAGCTTCGGCTTCTCAGAGGTTACAGGATCACACAACCcacttgttgttgttgttgttgttgttttttaacatctttattggggtataattgctttacaatggtgtgttagtttctactttataacaaagtgaatcagttatacatatacatatgttcccatatgtcttccctcttgcatctccctttctcccaccctccctatcccacccctccaggctgtcacaaagcaccgagccaatatccctgtgccatgcggctgcttcccactagctatctaccttatggttgttagtgtgtatatgtccatgactctccctcgccctgtcacagctcacccgtccccatccccatatcctcaagtccgttctccagtaggtctgcatttttattcctgtcttacccctaggttcttcatgacatttttttatacttaaattccatatatatgtgttagcatacggtatttatcttttctttctgacctacttcactctgtatgacagattctaggtctatccacctcattacaaatagctcaatttcgtttctttttatggctgagtaatattccattgtatatatgtgccacatcttctttatccattcatccgatgatgggcacttaggttgtttccatctccaggctattgtaaatagagctgcaatgaacattttggtacatgactctttgaattttggttttctcagggtatatgcccagtagtgggattgctgggtcatatggtagttccatttgtagttttttaaggaacctccatactgttctccatagtggctgaaccaattcacattcccaccagcagtgcaagagtgttcccttttctccacaccctctccagcatttattgtttctagattttttgatgatggccattctgactggtgtgagatgatatctcattgtagttttgatttgcatttctctaatgattaatgatgttgagcattcttttatgtgtttgttggcattctgtatatcttctttggagaaatgtctatttaggtcttctgcccatttttggattgggttgtctgtttttttgttattgagctgcatgtgctgcttgtaaattttggagattaatcctttgtcagttgcttcatttgcaaatattttctcccattctgagggttgtcttttggtctagtttatggtttcctttgttgtgcaaaagctttgaagtttcattaggtcccatttgtttgtttttgtttttatttccattactctaggaggtgggtcagaaaggatcttgctgtgatttatgtcatagagtgttctgcctatgttttcctctaagagtttgatagtttctggccttacatttaggtctttaatccattttgagcttatttttgtgtatggtgttagggagtgatctaatctcatacttttacatgtacctgtccagttttcccagcaccacttattgaagaggctgtcctttctccactgtactttcctgccacctttaaCGAAGATatggtgtccatatgtgcatgggtttatctctgggctttctatcctgttccattgatctatctttctgtttttatgccagtaccatactgtcttgattactgtagctttgtagtatagtctgaagtcagggagcctgattcctcaagctccttttttcgttctcaagattgctttggctattcggggtcttttgtgttcccatacaaattgcgaaattttttgttctagttctgtgaaaaatgccagtggtagtttgatagggattacattgaatctgtagattgctttgggtagtagagtcattttcacaacattgattcttccaatccaagaacatggtatatctctccatctatttgtatcatctttaatttctttcatcagtgtcttacaattttctgcatacaggtcttttgtctccttaggtaggtttattcctagatattttattctttttgttgcaatggtaaatgggagtgttttcttgatttcactttcagatttttcatcattagtatatagcaatgccagagatttctctgcattaagtttgtatcctgctactttaccaaattcattgattagctccagtagttttctggtagcgtctttaggattctctatgtatagtatcatgtcatctgcaaacagtgacagctttacttcttcttttccgatttggattccttttatttccttttcttctctgattgatgtggctaaaacttgcataactatgttgaataagagtggtgagagtgggcaaccttgtcttgctcctgatcttagtagaaattctttcagtttttcactattgaggatgatgttggctgtgagcttgtcatatatggcctttattatgttgaggaaagttccctctctgcctactttctgcagggtttttatcataaatgggtgttgaattttgtcaaaagctttctctgcatctattgagatgatcatatggtttttctccttcaatttgttaatatgttttatcacattgatagatttgcatatattgaagaatccttgcatttctggaataaaccccacttgatcatggtgtatgatcctttttatgtgctgttggattctgtttgctagtattttgttgaggatttttgcatctatgttcatcagtgatattggcctgtagttttctttctttgtgacatccttgtctggttttggtatcaaggtgatggtgacctcgtagaaggaacttgggagtgttcctccctctgctgtattttggaagagtttgagaaggataggtgttagctcttctctaaatgtttgatagaattcacctgtgaagccatctggtcctgggcttttgtttgttggaagatttttaatcacagtttcaatttcagtgcttgtgattggtctgttcat from Phocoena phocoena chromosome 6, mPhoPho1.1, whole genome shotgun sequence encodes the following:
- the LOC136125002 gene encoding LOW QUALITY PROTEIN: nucleoporin-62 C-terminal-like protein (The sequence of the model RefSeq protein was modified relative to this genomic sequence to represent the inferred CDS: substituted 1 base at 1 genomic stop codon); the encoded protein is MSTTTTTATRDFTLNLKPLTSTEINNTVQVGITSIPFTFTVNTIITTVMTYGQLDGLANKWSLELEDQEKHFLHQATQVNAWDHTLIENGEKITALRGEVEKVKLDQKRLEQELDFILSQQXELEDLLTLLEESVKDQSGSIYLQHLDEEHERTY